From a single Georhizobium profundi genomic region:
- a CDS encoding peptide chain release factor 3: MSEPLAAEVARRRTFAIISHPDAGKTTLTEKLLLFGGAIQLAGEVKAKKDRMNTRSDWMKIERERGISVVTSVMTFEYGDHVFNLLDTPGHEDFADDTYRTLTAVDAAIMVIDAAKGIEPRTLKLFEVCRLRDIPIVTFINKMDRESRDPFEILDEVEQKLALDTAPMTWPIGRGKSFSGTYHLSDNTIRRSDAEEQTTSVNGPESDAVAGLLPENERKAFIEECSLAMEACRPFDSQAFLEGHLTPVYFGSALRNFGVRDLINALGRYAPPPRDQIADTRKVAATDEKMSAFVFKIQANMDPNHRDRIAFVRVCSGKLQRGMKARLARTGKPMSLSAPQFFFAHQRQLADTAYAGDVVGIPNHGTLRIGDTLTDGEHLVFKGVPNFAPEILRRVRLEDAMKAKKMKEALAQMAEEGVVQLFQPEDGSPPLVGVVGALQLDVLKARLEAEYGLPVSFELARFNVCRWISSADKAELERFVTVKRGDIARDLDGDPVFLASDGFSLNYEAERWKAIKFDAIKEYQIGIAA, from the coding sequence ATGAGCGAACCACTGGCCGCCGAAGTGGCACGGCGCCGCACTTTCGCGATCATCTCGCACCCCGACGCGGGCAAGACCACGCTGACCGAAAAGCTGCTGCTGTTCGGGGGCGCGATCCAGCTGGCCGGCGAGGTCAAGGCCAAGAAGGACCGCATGAACACGCGTTCCGACTGGATGAAGATCGAACGCGAACGCGGCATCTCGGTCGTCACCTCGGTGATGACCTTCGAATATGGCGATCATGTCTTCAACCTGCTCGACACGCCGGGCCACGAGGATTTCGCCGACGACACCTATCGCACGCTGACTGCCGTCGATGCCGCCATCATGGTCATCGACGCAGCGAAGGGCATCGAGCCGCGCACGTTGAAGCTTTTCGAAGTCTGCCGCCTGCGCGATATTCCAATCGTCACCTTCATCAACAAGATGGACCGCGAAAGCCGCGACCCGTTCGAGATCCTAGACGAGGTCGAGCAAAAGCTCGCGCTCGACACGGCGCCCATGACCTGGCCCATCGGTCGCGGCAAAAGCTTTTCGGGGACGTACCACTTAAGCGACAACACCATTCGCCGCAGCGACGCCGAGGAGCAGACGACGTCCGTGAATGGGCCTGAATCCGACGCGGTCGCAGGTCTTCTGCCCGAAAACGAGCGCAAAGCCTTCATCGAGGAGTGCTCGCTTGCCATGGAAGCGTGCCGGCCGTTCGACAGTCAGGCTTTCCTCGAAGGCCATCTGACACCGGTCTATTTCGGCTCGGCGCTCCGCAATTTCGGCGTTCGCGATCTGATCAATGCGCTTGGCCGCTACGCGCCGCCGCCGCGCGACCAGATTGCCGATACGCGCAAGGTTGCGGCCACCGACGAAAAGATGTCGGCCTTCGTCTTCAAGATCCAGGCCAATATGGACCCGAACCACCGTGACCGCATCGCCTTCGTGCGTGTGTGCTCCGGTAAGCTGCAGCGCGGCATGAAAGCGCGGCTTGCCCGTACCGGAAAGCCGATGTCGCTATCGGCCCCGCAATTTTTCTTCGCCCACCAGCGCCAGCTTGCCGACACGGCCTATGCCGGCGACGTGGTCGGCATCCCGAACCATGGCACGCTCAGGATCGGCGACACGTTGACCGATGGCGAACATCTGGTCTTCAAGGGCGTGCCGAACTTCGCGCCCGAGATCCTGCGCCGTGTCCGCCTTGAAGACGCGATGAAGGCGAAGAAGATGAAGGAGGCCTTGGCGCAGATGGCGGAGGAGGGCGTCGTGCAGCTCTTCCAGCCGGAAGATGGGTCGCCACCGCTTGTCGGCGTCGTCGGTGCCCTCCAGCTCGACGTTCTGAAGGCCCGGTTGGAAGCCGAATATGGTCTGCCGGTGTCCTTTGAACTGGCGCGCTTCAATGTCTGCCGCTGGATCTCGTCGGCGGACAAGGCCGAACTGGAACGCTTCGTCACCGTCAAGCGTGGCGATATCGCGCGCGATCTCGATGGCGATCCGGTGTTCCTAGCCTCCGACGGGTTTTCGTTGAACTACGAGGCGGAGCGTTGGAAGGCGATCAAGTTCGATGCCATCAAGGAGTACCAGATCGGCATCGCGGCCTGA
- the dnaN gene encoding DNA polymerase III subunit beta, translating into MRVTLERSNLLKSLNHVHRVVERRNTIPILSNVLLRAEGASLSMRATDLDLEITEAAPAMVEQAGSTTVPAHLLYDIVRKLPDGAEVSLSMTGEKGQMSVSSSRSRFTLQCLPETDFPDLTAGAFSHTFRLPAETLRMLIARTQFAISTEETRYYLNGIYMHTVEDGDKLKLRAVATDGHRLARADIIAPSGAEGMPGIIIPRKTVGELQKLVDDPEVVVTVELSDAKIRFTIGSIVLTSKLIDGTFPDYQRVIPTGNDKELTIDCQSFAQAVDRVSTISSERGRAVKLAIRDGQLVLTVNNPDSGSATEELAVGYDNEPIEIGFNAKYLLDITGQLTGTEAVFMLADPGSPTLVRETSDDDALYVLMPMRV; encoded by the coding sequence ATGCGTGTCACGCTCGAACGGTCGAACCTCTTGAAGTCGCTGAACCATGTTCACCGCGTGGTGGAGCGGCGCAACACGATCCCGATCCTGTCGAACGTGCTCCTGCGCGCCGAGGGCGCGAGCCTCTCCATGCGCGCCACGGATCTGGATCTCGAAATTACCGAAGCCGCTCCGGCCATGGTCGAGCAGGCCGGATCGACGACCGTTCCCGCCCATCTTCTCTACGACATCGTCCGCAAGCTGCCGGACGGCGCCGAGGTGTCGCTGTCGATGACGGGCGAGAAGGGACAGATGAGCGTTTCTTCGAGCCGCTCGCGCTTCACGCTCCAGTGCTTGCCCGAGACGGATTTTCCGGATCTGACGGCCGGCGCCTTCAGCCACACCTTCCGCCTGCCCGCCGAGACGCTGCGCATGCTGATCGCGCGCACCCAGTTTGCGATCTCGACGGAAGAGACCCGCTACTACCTCAACGGCATCTACATGCACACGGTCGAGGATGGCGACAAGCTGAAGCTGCGCGCCGTTGCGACCGACGGCCACCGCTTGGCGCGCGCCGACATCATCGCGCCGTCGGGCGCGGAGGGCATGCCGGGCATCATCATCCCCCGCAAGACTGTCGGCGAACTTCAGAAGCTGGTCGACGATCCTGAAGTGGTCGTGACGGTCGAACTGTCGGACGCGAAGATCCGCTTTACGATCGGCTCGATCGTTTTGACCTCCAAGCTGATCGACGGCACCTTCCCCGACTATCAGCGCGTTATCCCGACCGGGAACGACAAGGAACTGACGATCGACTGCCAGTCCTTTGCGCAGGCTGTCGACCGTGTATCGACGATTTCGTCCGAGCGCGGGCGCGCCGTCAAGCTCGCCATCCGCGACGGTCAGCTGGTGCTGACGGTAAACAACCCAGATTCCGGCAGCGCGACGGAAGAGCTTGCCGTCGGCTACGACAACGAGCCGATCGAGATCGGCTTCAACGCCAAGTATCTGCTCGATATCACGGGCCAGCTCACCGGAACCGAAGCCGTCTTCATGCTGGCAGATCCGGGGTCGCCGACGCTTGTGCGCGAAACCAGCGACGACGACGCACTCTACGTTTTGATGCCGATGCGGGTTTGA
- a CDS encoding BLUF domain-containing protein, protein MSIFQLLYVSGATRPISPGDLDDILAKSRRNNETRDVTGVLLYADDTFIQVLEGDRATVGEVARVIRRDPRHRNFMVLVERNAEKRAFSQWQMGFKRLDPVKEVDGSVFKMSRQALQSRMKNDDDELMLDAIMAFANTDFVDKAG, encoded by the coding sequence GTGTCTATCTTCCAGCTGCTGTATGTAAGCGGTGCCACGCGCCCGATCAGCCCAGGTGATCTCGACGATATCCTCGCCAAATCCCGCCGCAACAATGAGACGCGGGACGTGACCGGCGTCCTGCTCTATGCCGACGACACCTTCATCCAGGTTCTCGAAGGTGATCGGGCGACGGTTGGGGAAGTTGCGCGGGTGATCCGCAGGGACCCGCGTCACCGCAATTTCATGGTTCTTGTCGAGCGTAACGCCGAAAAGCGTGCGTTCTCGCAGTGGCAGATGGGGTTCAAGCGCCTTGACCCCGTGAAGGAAGTGGACGGCTCGGTCTTCAAGATGTCCCGTCAGGCGCTGCAAAGCCGCATGAAAAACGACGACGATGAACTGATGCTCGACGCCATCATGGCATTCGCAAACACCGACTTCGTGGACAAAGCCGGTTAA
- the dapD gene encoding 2,3,4,5-tetrahydropyridine-2,6-dicarboxylate N-succinyltransferase, with protein MTSHQDLARIIDTAFEERDQITTSTKGEVRDAVETALNLLDQGKARVAEKGSDGEWSVNQWLKKAVLLSFRLNPMDIIKGGPGDSVWWDKVSSKFDGWSGIDFENAGFRAVPNCTVRRSAFIGRNVILMPSFVNLGAYVDEGTMVDTWATVGSCAQIGKNVHLSGGVGIGGVLEPLQAGPVIIEDNCFIGARSEVVEGCIVREGAVLGMGVYIGKSTKIVDRETGSVTYGEIPAYSVVVAGTMPGKPMGNGEPGPGLYCAVIVKKVDEKTRSKTSINELLRA; from the coding sequence ATGACCAGCCATCAAGACCTTGCCCGGATCATCGATACCGCCTTCGAGGAGCGCGACCAGATCACCACGTCTACCAAGGGCGAAGTGCGCGATGCAGTCGAAACCGCGCTCAATCTGCTCGACCAAGGCAAAGCGCGCGTTGCGGAAAAGGGCAGCGACGGCGAGTGGAGCGTCAATCAGTGGCTGAAGAAAGCCGTGCTTCTCTCTTTCCGCCTCAACCCGATGGACATCATCAAGGGCGGCCCCGGCGACAGCGTCTGGTGGGACAAGGTCAGCTCGAAGTTCGACGGCTGGAGTGGCATCGATTTCGAGAATGCCGGGTTCCGCGCCGTACCGAACTGCACGGTACGCCGCTCGGCCTTCATCGGCCGCAACGTCATTCTGATGCCCTCCTTCGTCAATCTCGGCGCCTATGTGGATGAAGGCACGATGGTCGACACCTGGGCGACCGTCGGCTCCTGCGCGCAGATCGGCAAGAACGTGCACCTGTCAGGCGGCGTCGGCATCGGCGGCGTCCTGGAGCCGCTGCAGGCCGGCCCGGTCATCATCGAGGACAATTGCTTCATCGGCGCGCGCTCCGAAGTGGTCGAAGGCTGCATCGTGCGCGAAGGCGCCGTTCTCGGCATGGGCGTCTATATCGGCAAATCCACGAAGATCGTCGATCGCGAGACCGGCAGCGTCACCTATGGCGAGATCCCGGCCTATTCGGTCGTTGTGGCCGGCACCATGCCGGGCAAGCCGATGGGCAACGGAGAGCCCGGCCCCGGCCTCTATTGCGCCGTGATCGTCAAGAAGGTTGACGAGAAGACGCGATCGAAGACGTCGATCAACGAGCTGCTGCGGGCATGA
- a CDS encoding DUF1775 domain-containing protein, translating into MRIHASVLAGTMLATLSVFPISNASAHASLERAEAQPGSFKAVMRIPHGCDGQATHTVTIDLPEGFIDAKPMPKAGWTLATETGDYAETHNLHGREVTSGVRSVTWSGGDLQDGHYDEFVVAGRISNVEAGAVLSFPTTQLCADGEVAWVELAEEGIDPHSLDYPAPTLTVVAAETEAGEHAHGHAAHAHGGHAHGAEAAADAEVQPVTVGDLTISGYWTRATLPNQRVGGGYLTVDNTGDEDRLVAVTSPVTERAEIHEMAVENDVMTMRRLDDGIAIPAGESIALEPGGYHLMFQDLSEGFEEGETVSVTLAFENAGEVTIDLPVLAAGSRQAGGAHEHQH; encoded by the coding sequence ATGCGCATTCACGCATCCGTACTGGCCGGCACCATGCTCGCCACGCTTTCCGTATTCCCGATCTCCAACGCATCCGCCCACGCCTCGCTCGAGCGGGCCGAGGCCCAGCCGGGCTCCTTCAAGGCCGTCATGCGCATTCCGCACGGCTGCGACGGCCAGGCCACGCACACCGTGACGATCGACCTGCCGGAAGGCTTCATCGACGCCAAGCCCATGCCGAAGGCCGGCTGGACGCTCGCAACCGAAACCGGCGACTATGCCGAGACCCACAATCTCCATGGCCGTGAAGTCACGTCGGGCGTGCGCTCCGTCACATGGTCGGGCGGCGATCTGCAGGACGGCCATTACGATGAATTTGTCGTTGCAGGACGGATTTCCAATGTGGAGGCGGGCGCCGTCCTCAGCTTCCCGACGACCCAGCTTTGCGCCGACGGAGAAGTCGCCTGGGTGGAATTGGCCGAAGAAGGCATCGACCCGCACAGCCTCGACTACCCCGCACCGACGCTGACGGTCGTTGCCGCTGAAACAGAAGCCGGCGAGCATGCGCATGGCCACGCAGCCCACGCCCATGGCGGCCACGCACACGGCGCCGAGGCTGCGGCGGACGCCGAAGTTCAGCCGGTCACGGTTGGCGACCTGACGATCTCGGGCTACTGGACCCGCGCGACCCTGCCGAACCAGCGTGTCGGCGGTGGTTATCTCACGGTGGACAACACCGGAGACGAGGATCGCCTGGTCGCCGTGACTTCACCGGTGACCGAGCGCGCGGAAATTCACGAGATGGCCGTCGAGAATGACGTCATGACCATGCGCCGGCTGGATGACGGGATCGCGATTCCCGCTGGTGAAAGCATCGCCCTTGAGCCAGGCGGTTATCACCTGATGTTCCAGGACCTGTCGGAAGGCTTCGAGGAAGGCGAGACCGTATCGGTGACGCTCGCGTTCGAAAATGCCGGCGAAGTGACGATTGACCTGCCCGTGCTCGCAGCCGGCTCCCGTCAGGCGGGCGGCGCGCACGAGCATCAGCACTAA
- the dut gene encoding dUTP diphosphatase: MTSPATIDVPILGLIRLPHGEGLALPGYQTDGAAGMDLRAAIEADKPRVLAPGARMLVPTGFIFEIPVGCEVQIRPRSGLAYKNGVTCLNTPGTIDWDYRGEVQVLLINHGDAPFEITRGLRIAQMVVAPVVRAAVEERAEASQSARGTGGFGSTGTG, translated from the coding sequence ATGACCAGCCCTGCCACGATCGACGTCCCCATCCTTGGCCTGATCCGCCTTCCGCATGGCGAAGGGCTTGCCCTGCCCGGCTATCAGACCGACGGTGCCGCCGGCATGGATCTGCGCGCTGCGATCGAGGCGGATAAGCCCCGGGTGCTCGCGCCCGGCGCACGGATGCTTGTGCCGACCGGCTTCATCTTCGAGATCCCCGTGGGCTGCGAGGTCCAGATCCGGCCGCGTTCAGGGCTTGCCTACAAAAATGGGGTGACCTGCCTCAATACGCCAGGGACGATCGACTGGGATTATCGTGGCGAGGTGCAGGTGCTTTTGATCAACCATGGCGATGCGCCCTTCGAGATCACCCGCGGTTTGCGCATCGCGCAGATGGTGGTCGCGCCAGTGGTACGCGCTGCCGTCGAGGAGCGCGCGGAGGCTTCCCAGAGCGCGCGCGGGACGGGCGGGTTCGGATCAACCGGCACTGGATAG
- a CDS encoding molybdopterin-synthase adenylyltransferase MoeB has protein sequence MAEPAPPPLSPDEVQRYARHIVLPEVGGPGQQKLKAARVLVIGAGGLGAPVIAYLAAAGVGTIGIVDDDTVSLSNLQRQVIHRTASIGMAKTESAAQSVHALNENVVIVQHQTRLDDDNAQSLLAGYDLIIDGSDNFDTRYLAADTALAVKIPLVTGAVGRFDGSLTVILPEGVDTEGRPHPNFRDLFPEPPPAGLVPSCAEAGVVGALTGVIGTLQAMEAIKLITGIGEPLVGRLLLYDALGARFDVMRYRKAPAA, from the coding sequence ATGGCTGAACCCGCGCCGCCTCCCCTTTCGCCAGACGAAGTTCAACGCTATGCGCGCCACATCGTGCTTCCCGAAGTGGGCGGGCCTGGCCAGCAGAAGCTGAAAGCCGCGCGAGTCCTCGTGATCGGCGCGGGCGGTCTCGGTGCTCCCGTTATCGCCTATCTGGCGGCGGCGGGCGTGGGCACGATCGGCATCGTCGACGACGACACGGTTTCGCTGTCCAACCTGCAGCGCCAGGTCATCCACCGCACCGCGTCCATCGGCATGGCGAAGACCGAAAGTGCAGCGCAATCGGTTCACGCGCTCAACGAAAACGTCGTAATCGTCCAGCACCAGACGCGGCTCGATGACGATAACGCGCAGTCTCTCTTAGCCGGCTATGATCTCATCATCGATGGGTCGGACAATTTCGACACTCGCTATCTTGCGGCCGACACGGCGCTTGCAGTGAAGATCCCGCTGGTCACGGGCGCAGTAGGGCGGTTCGATGGATCGCTCACGGTCATCCTGCCCGAAGGCGTTGACACCGAGGGTCGGCCGCACCCGAATTTCCGCGATCTTTTTCCCGAGCCACCGCCGGCGGGTCTTGTGCCGTCTTGTGCCGAAGCGGGCGTCGTCGGTGCGCTCACCGGGGTGATCGGCACACTGCAAGCCATGGAAGCGATCAAGCTGATCACAGGAATCGGCGAGCCGCTGGTTGGACGGCTCTTGCTCTACGACGCGCTGGGTGCGCGCTTCGACGTGATGCGCTATCGCAAAGCGCCAGCTGCTTAA
- a CDS encoding DMT family transporter, protein MELWVAITFAAAFVQNIRSALQKYLKGAMGTTGATFVRFGFGVPFALLFLAIAVAVLDLPIPPVHTTFFLWVVLASIAQILAQALLVHLFSFRNFTVGTAYSRTEPAQAALFGLLFLGEVVTVGTLIAIAISVFGVMLISVARTAFSTKALLLSVTSRTALIGLASGTLFGVSGVSYRAASVSLGGPHAVIQAGTTLVVAVVFQTVVMSIWMALREPEEFARIRKAWKPALLVGLAGATASFGWFTAMTLQQAAYVKAVAQVEMLFTFAASVFIFKETITRMELAGCALIVCGVAALVLAV, encoded by the coding sequence ATGGAACTTTGGGTCGCAATCACCTTCGCCGCGGCATTCGTACAGAATATCCGTTCGGCGCTTCAGAAATATCTCAAGGGCGCGATGGGCACGACGGGGGCAACCTTCGTGCGCTTCGGCTTCGGCGTGCCCTTTGCGCTCCTCTTCCTGGCCATTGCGGTCGCGGTGCTCGATCTGCCGATCCCGCCGGTCCACACCACCTTCTTCCTCTGGGTCGTTCTTGCGTCCATTGCGCAGATCCTTGCGCAGGCGCTTCTCGTCCATCTCTTCTCGTTTCGAAACTTCACGGTCGGCACCGCCTATTCGCGAACCGAACCCGCGCAGGCAGCCTTGTTCGGGCTTCTGTTCCTTGGCGAAGTCGTCACGGTCGGAACGCTGATTGCGATCGCGATCTCGGTCTTCGGCGTGATGCTGATTTCGGTGGCGCGCACGGCGTTTTCCACAAAGGCGCTTTTGCTGTCGGTCACCAGCCGCACTGCGCTCATCGGCCTCGCCTCGGGCACGCTGTTCGGCGTCTCTGGCGTGTCCTACCGCGCGGCGTCCGTTTCGCTCGGCGGCCCCCATGCGGTGATCCAGGCAGGGACCACGCTCGTCGTCGCGGTCGTCTTCCAGACAGTTGTGATGTCGATCTGGATGGCGCTGCGCGAGCCGGAGGAATTCGCCCGCATCCGAAAGGCCTGGAAACCCGCGCTTCTGGTGGGTTTGGCGGGCGCCACGGCATCCTTCGGCTGGTTCACCGCGATGACGCTGCAGCAGGCGGCCTACGTCAAGGCGGTGGCACAGGTGGAAATGCTGTTCACCTTCGCCGCGTCGGTCTTCATCTTCAAGGAAACCATCACGCGCATGGAACTTGCGGGCTGCGCGCTGATCGTTTGCGGCGTGGCGGCGCTGGTGCTGGCTGTCTGA
- a CDS encoding DUF805 domain-containing protein: protein MSDSQRGADKDPKGAGGATLFWLFLSGQGRIGRRLFVLGWLFLTAINGFLLSILLKLDEESEAVLFWISVSFVVGLFTLAASIMLTIKRLRDINAASAFAVLIFIPMLSLIVLGLLALIPGQPEGTDVDERDESDDTDL from the coding sequence ATGAGCGACAGCCAACGAGGGGCGGACAAGGATCCAAAAGGCGCCGGTGGCGCCACCCTCTTCTGGCTGTTTTTGTCGGGACAGGGGCGCATCGGCAGGCGCCTCTTCGTTCTCGGCTGGCTGTTTCTGACAGCCATCAACGGCTTCCTGCTCTCCATCCTGCTTAAGCTCGACGAGGAAAGCGAGGCGGTCCTCTTCTGGATTTCAGTCTCGTTCGTCGTAGGGCTCTTCACCCTCGCCGCGTCCATCATGCTGACGATCAAGCGCCTGCGCGACATCAACGCGGCGAGCGCGTTTGCCGTTTTGATCTTCATTCCGATGCTGTCGCTGATCGTACTCGGGCTGCTGGCGCTGATCCCGGGGCAGCCTGAGGGCACGGACGTGGACGAGCGCGACGAAAGCGATGACACCGACCTCTGA
- the recF gene encoding DNA replication/repair protein RecF (All proteins in this family for which functions are known are DNA-binding proteins that assist the filamentation of RecA onto DNA for the initiation of recombination or recombinational repair.) → MPEKVAIGRLSLTDFRNYGELTLRFAGTHVVFTGNNGAGKTNLLEAISLLSPGRGMRRIIYSEAAREGSTGGFTLFAEVEGMAGPATIGTTAGDEAEGGQRRVRINGAAARTNEALLDHLRITWLTPAMDGLFTGPAGDRRRFLDRMVLAVDPGHGRRVADYEKAMRGRNRLLSEGRFDRAWLDGIEAQLAELAVAIAVARQDFVRLLTVLLERAPSEAASRFPKAAIKLTGFMDDQQALAASDMETRFAASLAESRWRDEAAGRMLEGPHRQDLEVVHAEKSMPAAQSSTGEQKALLVGLILAHARLVGDLTGAAPILLLDEIAAHLDPSRRAALFSIIDDLGGQAFMTGTDAALFSALEGRAQFLSVNAGTVTETVFDG, encoded by the coding sequence ATGCCGGAAAAAGTGGCCATCGGGCGTCTCAGCCTCACCGATTTCCGCAATTATGGCGAGCTGACGCTGCGCTTTGCGGGAACACACGTGGTCTTCACCGGCAATAATGGTGCAGGCAAGACGAACCTCCTCGAAGCGATTTCTTTGCTTTCGCCTGGCCGCGGCATGCGGCGGATCATCTATTCGGAAGCCGCACGCGAAGGGTCGACCGGCGGTTTCACGCTGTTTGCGGAAGTCGAGGGCATGGCGGGCCCCGCCACAATCGGCACCACCGCTGGCGATGAGGCGGAAGGCGGCCAGCGCCGCGTGCGCATCAATGGCGCAGCCGCGCGCACCAACGAGGCGCTTCTCGACCATCTTCGGATCACCTGGCTGACGCCGGCGATGGACGGGCTTTTTACCGGACCTGCTGGCGACCGCAGGCGGTTTCTCGACCGCATGGTGCTTGCTGTCGATCCCGGTCATGGCCGCCGGGTGGCGGATTATGAGAAGGCCATGCGCGGACGCAACAGGCTGCTTTCGGAGGGCCGGTTCGATCGCGCCTGGCTTGACGGCATCGAGGCACAGCTGGCCGAGCTTGCCGTCGCGATCGCCGTTGCCCGGCAAGATTTCGTGCGGCTGCTCACGGTTCTCCTGGAACGGGCGCCGAGTGAGGCCGCGAGCCGCTTTCCCAAAGCCGCGATCAAGCTCACGGGCTTCATGGATGATCAGCAAGCCCTTGCGGCGAGCGACATGGAGACACGCTTCGCCGCCTCGCTCGCAGAATCCCGCTGGCGCGACGAAGCGGCCGGGCGGATGCTGGAAGGTCCGCACCGGCAGGACCTCGAAGTGGTCCATGCCGAAAAATCCATGCCCGCTGCACAATCCTCGACCGGCGAGCAAAAGGCGCTCTTGGTGGGCCTTATCCTGGCCCACGCGCGGCTGGTCGGCGACCTGACGGGAGCGGCGCCGATCCTGCTGCTCGACGAGATCGCCGCGCATCTCGATCCATCGCGCCGCGCCGCGCTCTTTAGCATCATTGATGATTTGGGTGGCCAGGCTTTCATGACGGGCACGGATGCCGCTCTATTTTCCGCCTTGGAGGGACGCGCGCAATTCCTTAGCGTGAATGCCGGCACAGTGACGGAGACCGTTTTCGATGGCTGA
- a CDS encoding pyrimidine 5'-nucleotidase: MAPKNHTPQPDDFTHIRDWVFDLDNTLYPRHTDLFSQIDARMTDFVAELLQLPSDEARVLQKQYYRDHGTTLKGLMTEHKIDPNAFLERVHDIDYSWVKPDPALGEAIKSLPGRKFIFTNGDTRHAQRTAQALGILDHFDDIFDIVAADLMPKPAAVTYDKFMGLHRIEANRAVMFEDLPRNLTVPKAVGMKTVLIVPNNMEGPLGDVWEHEGYDGEHIDYVTDDLAAFLKAAQRQLEPGE; the protein is encoded by the coding sequence ATGGCACCGAAGAATCACACACCACAACCCGACGATTTCACGCATATCCGCGACTGGGTCTTCGATCTCGACAATACGCTCTATCCGCGCCACACGGATCTGTTCTCGCAGATCGATGCGCGGATGACCGATTTCGTGGCGGAGCTGCTGCAGCTGCCTTCGGACGAAGCGCGCGTCCTGCAAAAGCAGTATTACCGCGACCACGGCACCACGCTGAAAGGCCTGATGACCGAGCACAAGATCGACCCGAACGCCTTTCTGGAGCGGGTGCACGACATCGATTATTCGTGGGTGAAGCCGGATCCGGCGCTGGGCGAGGCGATCAAGTCGCTGCCCGGCCGCAAGTTCATCTTCACCAATGGCGATACGCGCCATGCGCAGCGCACGGCACAGGCGCTCGGCATTCTCGATCATTTCGACGACATCTTCGACATCGTCGCTGCAGACCTGATGCCGAAGCCGGCCGCTGTCACCTACGACAAATTCATGGGGCTGCACCGTATCGAGGCGAACCGTGCGGTCATGTTCGAGGACCTGCCGCGCAACCTCACCGTTCCGAAGGCCGTCGGCATGAAGACCGTTCTGATCGTCCCGAACAACATGGAGGGCCCGCTCGGCGATGTCTGGGAGCACGAGGGCTATGACGGCGAGCACATCGATTATGTGACGGACGACCTCGCGGCCTTCCTGAAGGCGGCTCAGCGCCAGTTGGAGCCGGGCGAGTAA